The following are encoded together in the Nodosilinea sp. PGN35 genome:
- a CDS encoding type II toxin-antitoxin system VapB family antitoxin, with the protein MNIKDPQAHSMARELAALTGKSLTDAVKMALQQALTQIRPTRLPLSPVL; encoded by the coding sequence ATGAACATCAAAGACCCGCAAGCCCACAGCATGGCTCGGGAATTAGCTGCTCTGACCGGCAAAAGCCTCACCGATGCGGTCAAAATGGCGCTTCAGCAGGCGCTCACCCAGATAAGGCCAACCAGGTTACCTCTGAGCCCCGTCCTCTAG